One genomic window of Amphiura filiformis chromosome 3, Afil_fr2py, whole genome shotgun sequence includes the following:
- the LOC140149079 gene encoding LOW QUALITY PROTEIN: proton myo-inositol cotransporter-like (The sequence of the model RefSeq protein was modified relative to this genomic sequence to represent the inferred CDS: inserted 1 base in 1 codon), protein MEMSAINTVNTDDPYKEDTTNLSPATQNNMAEHDKRHHPPLKPMVKVLAFFAAMGGFLFGYDXGVVSGAMIQLREAFQLSTLWQEIIVSATIGAAAVASLAGAVLNDWLGRRPVILIASFVFSLGAVVLALAPVRGVLLLGRLIVGIGVGLSAMTVPMFIAESAPPHARGMLVTLNNVFITGGQVVASVVDGALSYFSWGWRIMLGLAAVPAVIQLIGFLFLPESPRWLIKNGHHEKAKQVLYKIVEEDEVEAEYEQIQKTEQEQKRILEHEMGGTPVFVRVFRDSPVRRALIVGCGLQLIQQLAGINTVMYYSATIIRMSGVKSDITVIWLAAAVAFVNFCGTLIGLYLVGKINRRTLTLGSLGLVTIVMVFMAACFYVISVSSPSDGFANPDAGLCANFSSCDSCILNEHCGFCYEEMNGTYVNNSGSCLPVDTQDNSHSSVGICSEGKNTSGAVWGDDFCPTPYGYLALISMALYLLVFAPGMGPMPWTINSEIYPMWARSFGNGCATATNWICNLIISMTFLSLTEAITRYGTFLLYAGICALGFVFLFALLPETKDRPLEEVVDLFAQPACACCGKDPVKYQRLDIIDEDNPRHSLLA, encoded by the exons ATGGAAATGAGTGCCATTAATACAGTTAATACAGACGACCCTTACAAAGAGGATACAACAAATCTTTCACCTGCCACACAAAACAACATGGCTGAACACGATAAAAGACACCATCCTCCCTTAAAACCAATGGTGAAAGTTTTAGCTTTCTTTGCTGCCATGGGTGGTTTTCTATTTGGCTATG ACGGCGTAGTATCGGGAGCCATGATTCAACTCCGGGAAGCATTTCAACTTAGTACTCTATGGCAAGAAATAATTGTCAGTGCAACTATTGGAGCAGCTGCAGTAGCATCACTTGCTGGTGCTGTCCTGAACGATTGGTTGGGCAGACGGCCAGTGATATTGATTGCCAGTTTTGTGTTCTCTCTGGGAGCAGTGGTACTAGCATTAGCGCCTGTGAGAGGAGTTCTTCTGCTTGGTAGGCTGATTGTTGGAATTGGAGTAG GATTATCAGCCATGACAGTGCCAATGTTCATAGCAGAATCAGCTCCTCCTCATGCTCGTGGTATGCTAGTGACATTAAACAATGTCTTCATTACTGGTGGACAGGTGGTAGCAAGTGTGGTAGATGGTGCCTTGTCTTACTTTTCATGGGGTTGGAG GATTATGTTAGGCTTAGCAGCAGTTCCAGCAGTCATTCAGCTGATAGGATTCCTATTTCTTCCAGAATCACCTCGTTGGTTAATCAAAAATGGACATCATGAAAAAGCCAAACAAGTTTTGTACAAAATAGTTGAGGAAGATGAAGTTGAAGCAGAATATGAACAAATACAAAAGACGGAACAGGAACAAAAGAGGATATTAGAGCATGAGATGGGAG gTACTCCTGTATTTGTTCGTGTGTTTAGAGATTCCCCAGTGAGAAGAGCTCTTATAGTAGGGTGTGGTTTACAACTCATTCAACAGCTGGCAGGAATTAACACTGTAAT GTATTACAGTGCTACAATTATAAGGATGTCTGGGGTAAAGTCTGATATCACAGTGATTTGGTTGGCTGCTGCTGTGGCTTTTGTCAATTTCTGTGGTACTCTCATTGGGTTGTACCTGGTTGGAAAGATCAATCGCCGGACCCTCACACTAGGAAGCTTGGGAC TTGTAACCATTGTGATGGTATTTATGGCTGCATGTTTCTACGTCATATCTGTCAGTTCACCTTCAGATGGTTTTGCCAATCCTGATGCAGGCTTATGTGCAAACTTCAG TTCGTGTGATTCCTGCATTTTAAACGAACACTGTGGATTTTGCTACGAAGAAATGAATGGGACATATGTCAACAATTCAGGGTCTTGTTTACCAGTGGATACTCAGGATAATTCACATTCTTCAGTAGGAATCTGTTCAGAGGGGAAAAATACATCAGGTGCAGTGTGGGGAGATGACTTCTGTCCTACGCCATATGGGTACTTGGCTTTGATTTCAATGGCTCTTTATTTGTTGGTATTTGCTCCTG GAATGGGACCAATGCCATGGACCATTAATTCAGAAATCTACCCCATGTGGGCAAGAAGTTTTGGCAATGGCTGTGCAACAGCAACTAATTGGATATGCAATCTAATTATTTCTATGACATTCCTTAGTTTAACTGAAGCAATAACTCGTTATG GTACATTCTTGCTGTATGCTGGTATATGTGCTCTAGGGTTTGTCTTCCTGTTTGCCTTATTACCTGAAACTAAAGATAGACCCCTTGAAGAAGTTGTAGATCTATTTGCTCAGCCTGCGTGTGCTTGCTGTGGGAAAGACCCAGTGAAATACCAGAGATTGGATATAATAG